A portion of the Rhodococcus pseudokoreensis genome contains these proteins:
- a CDS encoding SMP-30/gluconolactonase/LRE family protein — MTHPITEPSLRFHPDGSADTVAELSGAPSGLGFLGDGSVLVVSQADAKVLRIDTSGSTAEYADFSDIAGGLGNDMLVTETGHAYVGNFGFAVLQEAPKPTNLAHIDAAGKVTRVEGDVTFPNGAALTPDGSLLLAETFAHRISAFDINGDGSLTNHRVWAQLPDTYHPDGIAFDAAGGVWFGNAMTSDDDSGFYRVVEGGEITDKIPVDGAWAVACAFGGPDLETLYLTCNATSLQDFQEGRSAGYIATATVGRSGARVDGAARESVA, encoded by the coding sequence ATGACACACCCTATTACCGAACCATCTTTAAGATTTCACCCCGACGGTTCCGCAGACACCGTTGCCGAGCTCTCCGGCGCCCCCTCGGGCCTCGGATTCCTCGGCGACGGATCCGTCCTGGTCGTCTCCCAAGCGGACGCCAAGGTCCTCCGCATCGATACTTCCGGCTCCACAGCGGAGTACGCCGATTTCAGCGACATCGCCGGCGGACTGGGTAACGACATGTTGGTGACCGAAACCGGGCATGCCTACGTGGGAAACTTCGGATTCGCAGTCCTGCAGGAGGCCCCGAAGCCGACCAACCTCGCGCACATCGACGCCGCGGGCAAGGTCACCCGTGTCGAGGGAGACGTCACGTTCCCCAACGGTGCGGCACTGACCCCTGACGGATCGCTCCTTCTGGCCGAAACCTTCGCTCACCGCATCAGTGCGTTCGACATCAACGGTGACGGATCGCTGACCAACCATCGAGTCTGGGCACAACTCCCGGACACCTACCATCCCGACGGCATCGCCTTCGACGCCGCGGGCGGTGTGTGGTTCGGCAACGCCATGACCTCCGACGACGACAGTGGCTTTTACCGAGTTGTCGAAGGCGGTGAAATCACCGACAAGATCCCGGTGGACGGCGCCTGGGCCGTTGCCTGCGCATTCGGCGGGCCGGATCTGGAGACCCTCTACCTCACCTGCAATGCCACGAGCCTGCAGGACTTCCAGGAGGGCCGCTCCGCCGGCTACATCGCCACCGCGACCGTCGGCCGGTCCGGGGCACGAGTCGACGGAGCGGCCCGGGAGTCCGTGGCGTAG
- a CDS encoding NAD-dependent epimerase/dehydratase family protein, with the protein MHVIVFGASGYLGGALVERFLAAGHSVTGTVRSDAAAANVRDLGAVPALVDLTDPYGSLGLLRDADAVVFAAQLMLEPEYRVVSAMLDSLDGTGKTFIFTSGTAVLSQRTDGEWSADVFAEEDDFVPSKYIGARRNTEDLVLAANRRGVRGIVVRPSMIWGRGGCPMIRNLYASAAQTGSVCYVGRGLNLYSNVHVDDVAELFHLALEKGKPGALYHAVSGETNFRTIAEAVARDLDVPTRSIDLAEAVGIWDKFTAIIAFSVCSRSRAPRSRIELGWMPDPDRLDILEEVGHAALRRPAS; encoded by the coding sequence GTGCACGTAATCGTGTTCGGTGCAAGCGGCTACCTCGGCGGCGCGCTCGTCGAGAGATTCCTGGCAGCAGGACATTCCGTGACCGGGACGGTGCGAAGCGATGCAGCGGCCGCGAACGTACGCGACCTCGGTGCGGTCCCTGCGCTGGTAGACCTTACCGACCCATACGGATCACTCGGGTTGCTTCGGGACGCGGACGCGGTGGTATTCGCCGCACAACTCATGCTCGAGCCCGAATATCGCGTCGTCTCGGCCATGCTGGATTCACTCGACGGCACCGGGAAGACCTTCATCTTCACCTCGGGCACCGCAGTGCTGTCCCAGCGGACAGACGGGGAGTGGAGTGCCGATGTATTCGCGGAGGAGGACGACTTCGTACCGTCGAAATACATCGGTGCCCGCCGAAACACGGAGGATCTCGTCCTCGCCGCGAACCGCCGAGGAGTCCGAGGCATCGTGGTGCGGCCCTCGATGATCTGGGGTCGCGGCGGCTGTCCGATGATCAGGAACCTCTACGCGTCGGCTGCGCAGACCGGATCCGTCTGCTACGTGGGCCGGGGACTCAACCTCTACTCCAACGTCCATGTCGACGACGTGGCGGAACTGTTCCACCTCGCGCTGGAGAAGGGGAAGCCCGGTGCGCTGTATCACGCGGTGTCGGGAGAGACGAACTTCCGGACCATCGCCGAAGCGGTGGCCCGGGACCTCGATGTACCCACGCGCAGTATCGATCTCGCCGAAGCCGTCGGGATCTGGGACAAGTTCACCGCGATCATCGCGTTCAGCGTGTGCAGTCGCTCGCGGGCGCCGCGCAGTCGCATCGAACTCGGCTGGATGCCTGATCCCGATCGTCTCGACATCCTCGAGGAGGTGGGGCACGCGGCGTTGCGCCGACCGGCGAGTTGA
- a CDS encoding dioxygenase, whose protein sequence is MTEQPTTAPDSASTQSDEQQTVEEELVARVAASFAGTADPRLRQLMQSLVKYLHGFIREVRLTEAEWNTAITFLTECGHITDDTRQEFVLLSDVLGASMQTIAVNNQAYQGATEATVFGPFFVDDAPEIPCGGDIAGGATGQPCWIEGTVTDTDGRPVAGARIEVWECDEDGYYDVQYDDHRIAGRAHLFSDDNGWYRFWGLTPVPYPIPHDGPVGRMLEATGRSPVRAAHLHFMVSAPHQRTLVTHIFVAGDPQIDIGDSVFGVKDSLITRFDQQPAGTPTPDGRDLTGRSWARADFAIVLAPEGA, encoded by the coding sequence ATGACCGAGCAGCCCACGACTGCACCCGACTCAGCCAGCACACAGAGCGACGAGCAGCAAACGGTGGAGGAGGAACTCGTTGCACGAGTGGCCGCCTCGTTTGCCGGCACTGCGGATCCGCGACTGCGGCAGCTCATGCAGTCCCTGGTGAAGTATCTGCACGGTTTCATCCGGGAGGTCCGGTTGACCGAGGCCGAATGGAACACCGCCATCACGTTTCTCACCGAGTGCGGGCACATCACCGACGACACGCGGCAGGAGTTCGTCCTGCTCTCCGACGTGCTGGGTGCATCCATGCAGACGATCGCGGTGAACAATCAGGCCTACCAGGGCGCCACCGAGGCGACCGTGTTCGGCCCGTTCTTCGTCGACGACGCCCCGGAAATCCCGTGCGGTGGCGATATCGCCGGCGGTGCGACCGGACAACCATGCTGGATCGAGGGCACCGTCACCGACACCGACGGCCGTCCCGTCGCCGGCGCCCGCATCGAGGTGTGGGAATGCGACGAGGACGGCTACTACGACGTCCAGTACGACGATCACCGGATCGCCGGCCGGGCCCACCTGTTTTCCGACGACAACGGTTGGTACCGATTCTGGGGGCTGACACCGGTCCCGTACCCGATCCCGCACGACGGACCGGTCGGCCGGATGCTCGAGGCCACGGGCCGCTCCCCCGTGCGGGCGGCGCACCTGCATTTCATGGTCTCCGCACCGCACCAGCGGACGCTGGTCACCCACATCTTCGTCGCGGGTGATCCGCAGATCGACATCGGAGACTCCGTCTTCGGTGTCAAAGACTCGCTGATCACCCGCTTCGATCAACAACCCGCCGGAACCCCCACCCCGGACGGACGCGACCTGACTGGGCGCAGCTGGGCCAGAGCCGATTTCGCCATCGTCCTGGCCCCCGAAGGCGCCTAG
- a CDS encoding maleylacetate reductase, which yields MRFEHETLPQRVCFATGEAKAMLAGEVARLDASRVMVIASAAEAGRAEQVVADLPGLYRHDEVVMHVPVSVAERARAAAIAHDVDVVVCVGGGSATGLAKAVALTTGLPIVAVPTTYAGSEATNVWGLTEASRKTTGVDDRVLPVSVIYDAELTLSLPVELSVASGVNGLAHCIDSMWAPRADPINGALAVEGIRALAAGLPAIATDPHNVPGREQALYGAYLSAVAFASAGSGLHHKICHVLGGAFDLPHAQTHATVLPYVLAFNSAAAPEAERRIASAFGASTAVDGLERLRQQLGAPTALHDYGFRSADIDQAVEAILPVVPTSNPRPVTAEELRRLLDAAQRGSDPRTMTTNPNARSRS from the coding sequence ATGCGTTTTGAACACGAAACCCTGCCGCAGCGTGTCTGTTTCGCCACGGGCGAGGCGAAAGCGATGCTCGCCGGCGAGGTGGCCCGGCTGGACGCGTCCAGGGTGATGGTGATCGCCTCGGCGGCCGAGGCCGGGCGCGCAGAACAGGTCGTCGCCGACCTGCCGGGCCTGTATCGCCACGACGAGGTGGTGATGCACGTGCCGGTGTCGGTGGCCGAACGGGCCCGGGCAGCGGCCATCGCACACGACGTCGACGTCGTGGTCTGCGTCGGTGGCGGGTCGGCCACCGGGCTCGCGAAAGCGGTGGCGTTGACCACGGGGCTGCCGATCGTGGCGGTCCCGACCACCTACGCAGGCTCGGAAGCGACGAACGTGTGGGGTCTGACCGAGGCATCGCGCAAGACCACCGGCGTCGACGACCGGGTGCTGCCGGTGTCGGTGATCTACGACGCCGAGCTGACGCTCTCGCTCCCGGTGGAGCTGTCCGTCGCCTCGGGTGTGAACGGGCTCGCGCACTGCATCGACTCGATGTGGGCGCCCCGCGCCGACCCGATCAACGGCGCCCTGGCAGTGGAGGGCATTCGGGCACTGGCCGCCGGCCTGCCCGCGATCGCGACGGACCCGCACAACGTTCCCGGCCGTGAACAGGCCCTGTACGGGGCCTACCTCTCCGCGGTTGCCTTCGCGTCCGCCGGCTCCGGGTTGCATCACAAGATCTGCCACGTTCTCGGCGGCGCCTTCGACCTCCCGCATGCCCAGACCCACGCCACCGTGCTGCCCTACGTTCTCGCCTTCAACTCCGCTGCGGCCCCGGAAGCCGAACGTCGCATTGCCTCCGCTTTCGGGGCGTCGACAGCCGTCGACGGGCTCGAGCGGCTGCGGCAGCAACTCGGTGCTCCGACAGCGCTGCACGACTATGGATTCCGCTCTGCCGATATCGACCAAGCGGTCGAGGCGATCCTGCCGGTGGTGCCGACAAGCAACCCCCGCCCCGTCACGGCCGAGGAACTTCGGCGCCTTCTCGACGCGGCACAGCGCGGATCCGATCCGAGAACGATGACCACGAATCCGAACGCACGGAGCCGATCATGA
- a CDS encoding alpha/beta hydrolase codes for MTDTVIDAALSAENAAHRRAMPATRLLDGGMLYADVVLLEQAILAGDHWDVAAERLGEHRLELAECALGSGHGVTARQQFRAAAAAFVFAQMAINSDTDRKRELYDRFGAAVAAVAAAATVVPSSIRKVELPFAGSSLVGWHVQPTGTPVGTVVVFGGQSGWGATYLRYADALAERGMATILAEGPGQGETRLRHGIYLDVDVADAYGHFVRYATEQAGGPVGVWGNSVGGLFAALTAARNPAVRACCVNGSFAAPRLLPFRTFTEQAAAMLGTTDEAAITANFARLRFDPGTESIRCPLLVLHGGADPLVTMEDQQPFLDGATGGDVALRVWDDGEHTLYNHADERNDVVADWFADRLSLSEGNTHHAF; via the coding sequence GTGACCGACACCGTCATCGACGCTGCGCTGTCGGCGGAGAATGCGGCGCACCGTCGGGCGATGCCGGCCACCCGGTTGCTCGACGGCGGCATGCTCTACGCCGACGTCGTCCTCCTCGAACAGGCGATCCTCGCCGGCGACCACTGGGATGTGGCCGCCGAACGCCTGGGTGAGCACCGCTTGGAGCTGGCCGAGTGCGCGCTGGGGTCCGGGCACGGGGTGACCGCCCGGCAGCAGTTCCGGGCCGCGGCCGCCGCCTTCGTGTTCGCGCAGATGGCGATCAATTCGGACACGGACCGCAAACGGGAGCTGTACGACAGATTCGGGGCCGCGGTCGCCGCGGTCGCCGCGGCAGCCACGGTGGTTCCGTCGTCGATACGGAAGGTCGAATTGCCTTTCGCGGGTAGTTCGTTGGTCGGCTGGCATGTGCAGCCGACGGGCACTCCGGTGGGCACGGTGGTGGTGTTCGGCGGCCAGAGCGGTTGGGGTGCGACGTATCTGCGATACGCCGATGCGCTCGCAGAACGCGGGATGGCGACCATTCTGGCCGAGGGCCCCGGGCAGGGAGAGACGCGGTTGCGGCACGGGATCTACCTGGACGTCGACGTCGCTGACGCGTACGGCCACTTCGTGCGATACGCGACCGAACAGGCCGGTGGCCCGGTCGGGGTGTGGGGCAACAGTGTCGGCGGACTGTTCGCGGCACTGACTGCCGCCCGCAATCCCGCCGTCCGCGCATGTTGTGTCAACGGTTCGTTCGCCGCGCCCCGGTTACTCCCGTTCCGCACGTTCACCGAGCAGGCCGCCGCCATGTTGGGCACCACCGACGAGGCCGCGATCACGGCGAACTTCGCCCGTCTGCGCTTCGACCCGGGCACCGAATCGATACGGTGCCCACTACTGGTACTGCACGGAGGCGCCGATCCACTCGTGACCATGGAGGACCAGCAACCGTTCCTCGACGGAGCGACAGGCGGCGACGTGGCCCTGCGGGTCTGGGACGATGGTGAGCACACCCTCTACAACCACGCCGACGAACGTAATGACGTCGTTGCCGACTGGTTCGCCGACCGACTCTCACTGAGCGAAGGGAACACGCACCATGCGTTTTGA
- a CDS encoding bifunctional 3-(3-hydroxy-phenyl)propionate/3-hydroxycinnamic acid hydroxylase, with translation MSPDFDVAVVGYGPTGLVLSSLLGRAGHRVVVFERWPDLYGLPRLTHIDGETARIVQAAGDIEFALRDASPKQVYEWRGCDGELLLEVDWSGQSSGFEAHYSMYQPDIESAIDQRVRLYPNVEVNQGVGVVAVEQEPGRVSLVVRPWKRDRDEQWSSGAEDRTVTARYVVGADGANSFVRNALGIERSDLDVEDRWLNIDTECLRPLGPEFEVTRQYCDPAHPNMFMPIGRSRQRFEVAVLPGDDPAEMESTEFAWSWFRERHGLGPDDIRILRQIIYTFSARTADNWRSGRVLLAGDAAHTMPPYMGQGACSGMRDGIALAWKLDLVLSGRAGPELLDTYETERRPHVEVIQRCAVELGRVANLKDAEAAAARDAAFRRGDVPPMPAFPILTTGIVATTADGTPQPLAGTLSPQGVIAVRDRVGRFDDVLGWGFVVVTTTDPRAVLDADHLDFLNSLGAVLATIEPGSAHSFTDVDGTYTDYLAAHGIEAFLARPDFHLYGAGTMLELPGLVDGLRAALGTAEVPPRRPEGAAL, from the coding sequence GTGTCCCCAGATTTCGATGTCGCGGTGGTCGGATACGGGCCGACCGGTCTTGTGCTCTCGTCGCTTCTCGGTCGCGCGGGCCACCGAGTGGTGGTGTTCGAGCGGTGGCCGGATCTGTACGGTCTTCCGCGCCTGACTCACATCGACGGCGAGACCGCGCGGATCGTTCAGGCGGCCGGCGATATCGAGTTCGCGCTGCGTGATGCTTCCCCGAAACAGGTATACGAGTGGCGCGGATGCGACGGCGAATTGTTGCTCGAGGTGGACTGGTCCGGGCAGTCCAGTGGTTTCGAGGCCCATTACTCGATGTACCAGCCTGATATCGAGTCGGCGATCGATCAGCGCGTCCGGTTGTACCCGAATGTGGAGGTCAACCAGGGAGTCGGTGTCGTCGCCGTCGAGCAGGAGCCCGGCCGGGTGTCGCTCGTGGTGCGGCCGTGGAAACGGGACCGGGACGAGCAGTGGTCCAGCGGAGCCGAGGACCGGACCGTGACCGCGCGGTATGTGGTGGGCGCGGACGGCGCCAACAGCTTCGTGCGCAACGCGTTGGGCATAGAACGCTCGGACTTAGACGTCGAGGACCGCTGGTTGAACATCGACACCGAGTGTCTCCGTCCGCTCGGCCCCGAGTTCGAGGTCACTCGGCAGTATTGCGATCCGGCGCACCCGAACATGTTCATGCCGATCGGACGCAGCCGGCAGCGATTCGAGGTCGCGGTGTTGCCCGGCGACGATCCCGCGGAGATGGAGTCCACGGAATTCGCGTGGTCGTGGTTCCGCGAGCGGCACGGCCTGGGACCGGACGACATCCGGATCTTGCGGCAGATCATCTACACCTTCTCTGCCCGCACCGCCGACAATTGGCGCAGCGGTCGGGTGCTGCTCGCCGGGGACGCCGCGCACACGATGCCGCCGTACATGGGCCAGGGCGCGTGCTCCGGGATGCGGGACGGGATCGCGCTGGCATGGAAGTTGGATCTGGTGTTGTCCGGTCGGGCGGGCCCCGAGCTGCTCGATACCTACGAGACCGAACGCCGGCCCCACGTCGAGGTCATCCAGCGGTGCGCGGTCGAACTCGGCCGGGTCGCGAATCTGAAGGATGCCGAGGCTGCGGCCGCCCGCGATGCCGCGTTCCGGCGCGGCGACGTTCCGCCGATGCCAGCATTTCCCATACTCACGACCGGGATCGTCGCCACCACGGCGGACGGGACACCGCAACCGTTGGCGGGGACGTTGTCACCGCAAGGCGTCATCGCGGTCCGAGACCGGGTGGGCCGCTTCGACGACGTACTCGGGTGGGGCTTCGTCGTCGTCACGACAACCGATCCCCGCGCGGTGCTCGATGCCGACCACCTGGACTTCCTGAATTCGCTCGGCGCCGTCCTCGCAACAATCGAGCCGGGCAGCGCGCATTCGTTCACCGACGTCGACGGGACCTACACCGACTACCTGGCCGCGCACGGAATCGAGGCGTTCCTCGCGCGACCCGATTTCCATCTCTACGGCGCGGGAACGATGCTGGAGCTGCCCGGCCTCGTCGATGGGCTGCGTGCCGCGTTGGGCACTGCAGAGGTGCCGCCCCGCCGGCCCGAGGGAGCCGCACTGTGA
- a CDS encoding helix-turn-helix transcriptional regulator: MHSPGHAATLPGPLARHDTLDTTSVDEFRHQASSLLSEHRIRRIDAVDTAPFRGRVRAASLGDLQLVYLEQGIGIDVDILEHLDYYDLMLAVDGTNQITCDDARTHVGPAHAAVLSPRMRARMQMDASYRQMHLRIEQHALDRRLECLIGRSVPAPVIFDLSVDLTTPQLSTWMSSLQVLIRDLDADGGLTAHPLAAASVQDMLLTGLLLAQPHTYSAVLHQHDQPRLGRRALARAVEYYEQHLTEPVTIGDVAQHVGVSVRSLQRAFQEDLGTSPSRYLQSLRLARVREDLLAPSSRDTESVTDIAYRWGFVHLSRFAAAYRRRYGETPSDTRFRAINS; encoded by the coding sequence ATGCACAGTCCTGGACACGCCGCCACGCTGCCGGGCCCATTGGCGCGCCACGACACACTCGACACCACCAGCGTCGACGAGTTCCGCCACCAGGCCTCCAGCCTGCTCAGCGAGCACCGCATCCGCCGTATAGATGCGGTCGACACGGCGCCGTTCCGGGGCCGGGTGCGTGCGGCGTCGCTCGGCGACCTCCAACTGGTCTATCTGGAACAGGGCATCGGCATCGACGTCGACATCCTCGAACACCTCGACTACTACGACCTGATGCTCGCAGTGGACGGCACCAACCAGATCACCTGCGACGACGCTCGCACGCACGTCGGGCCTGCCCACGCCGCAGTGCTGTCGCCCAGGATGCGAGCCCGGATGCAGATGGACGCGTCGTATCGGCAGATGCATCTGCGCATCGAACAACACGCCCTCGACCGTCGACTGGAGTGCCTGATCGGACGGTCGGTTCCCGCGCCGGTGATCTTCGATCTGTCCGTGGATCTGACGACGCCCCAACTGTCGACCTGGATGTCGTCACTGCAGGTACTGATCCGCGACCTGGACGCGGACGGTGGCCTGACCGCCCACCCCTTGGCCGCCGCGAGCGTGCAGGACATGCTGCTCACCGGTCTGCTCCTCGCACAGCCACACACCTACTCGGCTGTCCTCCACCAACACGATCAGCCGCGGCTGGGGCGCCGCGCACTCGCCCGCGCGGTGGAGTACTACGAGCAACACCTCACCGAGCCGGTGACGATCGGCGACGTCGCCCAGCACGTCGGTGTCAGCGTTCGGTCGTTGCAACGCGCGTTCCAGGAGGATCTCGGCACGTCCCCGAGCCGCTATCTCCAATCGCTTCGACTGGCCCGGGTCCGAGAGGACCTTCTCGCACCGAGCAGTCGGGACACGGAGTCGGTGACCGACATCGCCTACCGGTGGGGATTCGTTCACCTCTCCCGCTTCGCGGCAGCGTACCGGCGGCGTTACGGCGAAACCCCTTCTGACACAAGGTTCCGCGCGATCAACAGTTGA
- a CDS encoding alpha/beta hydrolase family protein: protein MPLIRGAEVIADPFANIRGVRAPGLGIPRRRCIGTWRGRGVRSFVVARAGLPAIRVRTLGRGSGAEFDELIVTVPDAARGAAQIRDVLDAGWVGVSEREVTFRSGDGTELTGTVTVPAGAEGGPAAVILTGSGRLDRDGDHAKLPIGVSRALADELAQAGVASLRYDKRGVAHSGGDYLSAGLSDNIADAAAAVDWLRTTGGFGRNAIAVIGHSEGACLAVALGADRGVDPAAVVLLACPAVTGRQVLRWQSGKAVDGLPAPVRAVLRALRIDVKERQRAALEKLSRTTTDTARMGGRKVNARWFREFLDFDPTTLLRENTAPVLAITGAKDVQVDPDDLAVIAELVPGEVDTVRVPDLTHLIRRDADPPSLRAYRRLVRDAVDPEVLSQVADWTAGHLRRA from the coding sequence ATGCCACTGATTCGGGGCGCCGAGGTGATCGCCGACCCGTTCGCGAACATCCGGGGTGTGCGGGCGCCGGGTCTGGGAATTCCTCGGCGTCGGTGCATCGGGACCTGGCGGGGCAGGGGGGTGCGCTCCTTCGTCGTGGCGCGGGCGGGTCTGCCTGCGATTCGCGTGCGCACCCTCGGACGGGGCTCGGGAGCGGAGTTCGACGAACTGATCGTGACCGTGCCCGACGCCGCTCGCGGCGCGGCGCAGATCCGCGATGTGCTCGATGCGGGGTGGGTCGGAGTGTCCGAACGCGAGGTGACGTTCCGCTCCGGGGACGGCACCGAACTGACCGGCACTGTGACGGTTCCGGCGGGTGCCGAGGGCGGTCCGGCGGCGGTGATCCTCACCGGGTCCGGCCGGCTCGATCGCGACGGCGACCACGCAAAGCTCCCGATCGGCGTGAGCCGTGCCCTCGCGGACGAGTTGGCCCAGGCCGGTGTCGCGTCGCTGCGATACGACAAGCGCGGCGTCGCGCACTCGGGGGGCGATTACCTGTCGGCGGGCCTGTCGGACAACATCGCCGACGCCGCTGCCGCCGTCGACTGGTTACGCACGACCGGGGGATTCGGACGAAATGCGATCGCGGTCATCGGGCACAGCGAGGGTGCCTGCCTGGCAGTGGCGCTGGGGGCAGATCGGGGGGTCGACCCGGCCGCAGTGGTGCTGCTCGCGTGTCCGGCGGTGACGGGACGGCAGGTGCTGCGTTGGCAGTCAGGCAAGGCCGTCGACGGCCTGCCCGCTCCGGTGCGCGCGGTCCTGCGGGCACTGCGCATCGACGTGAAGGAAAGGCAACGCGCGGCGCTCGAGAAGCTGTCCCGGACCACCACGGACACCGCGCGGATGGGTGGTCGCAAGGTGAATGCGCGATGGTTCCGCGAGTTTCTCGACTTCGACCCGACAACGCTGTTGCGGGAGAACACCGCGCCGGTCCTCGCGATCACGGGAGCCAAGGACGTGCAGGTGGACCCGGACGACCTCGCGGTGATCGCAGAACTCGTCCCCGGCGAGGTCGACACCGTCCGGGTGCCGGACCTGACGCATCTGATCCGGCGCGATGCGGATCCGCCGTCGCTGCGCGCCTATCGGCGACTCGTGCGCGACGCCGTGGATCCGGAGGTGCTGTCGCAGGTGGCCGACTGGACGGCCGGCCACCTGCGCCGTGCCTGA
- a CDS encoding TetR/AcrR family transcriptional regulator gives MKSDVRVRGSERALRRDAAENRQRLLDAAATVFSERGLDVGVDEIARVAGVGIGTLYRRFPTKDALVSELVRQVYDDFLAVANEALSAPDGEGLEQVLYGTGAILASNRGCLSRMWNDDETRILRDEYRRILFELLARAKQHGRIREDAVDADLDLIFWSVRGVVATTRGVTDIGWRRTMAIMIAGLRPGADTLDASPMSAQHVAQIIDNMSAR, from the coding sequence ATGAAGTCCGACGTGAGGGTTCGGGGAAGCGAAAGGGCGCTGCGCCGCGACGCCGCGGAGAATCGGCAGCGGCTCCTCGACGCGGCCGCGACCGTGTTCAGCGAGCGCGGCCTGGATGTGGGGGTCGACGAGATCGCCCGGGTCGCCGGCGTCGGGATCGGCACCCTCTACCGCCGGTTCCCCACGAAGGATGCATTGGTCAGTGAACTCGTCAGACAGGTATACGACGACTTCCTGGCCGTGGCCAACGAAGCCTTGTCCGCGCCGGACGGTGAAGGCCTCGAGCAGGTTCTGTACGGCACCGGCGCCATCCTGGCGTCCAACCGCGGATGTTTGTCTCGTATGTGGAACGACGACGAGACCAGGATCCTGCGGGACGAGTACCGACGGATCCTGTTCGAACTCCTGGCGCGGGCCAAGCAACACGGCCGCATCCGCGAGGATGCCGTCGACGCCGACCTGGACCTCATCTTCTGGTCCGTGCGCGGCGTCGTCGCGACAACCCGCGGCGTCACCGACATTGGGTGGCGGCGGACCATGGCGATCATGATCGCGGGACTGCGGCCCGGCGCGGACACACTCGACGCGAGCCCGATGAGCGCCCAGCACGTCGCACAGATCATCGACAACATGTCGGCCCGATAG